The following coding sequences lie in one Miscanthus floridulus cultivar M001 chromosome 9, ASM1932011v1, whole genome shotgun sequence genomic window:
- the LOC136483002 gene encoding uncharacterized protein — translation MSPGEIGFFITTLFSLNLPLPPRPIFGKSSTMSCRPTVPSPLSRLVTVPLLPFGLITGFTRVPSLSLTPALFSHSLRPNISVQQVFQERFEMHLRPRLTLAAQSELESHLSVLQGIHLQDRQDTRLMSATRKPFNSRDAYNALAPSPNMQDFHGKWIWESKVPNKVKIFAWLYFKDKLSTKMNLFHKHVMGDSVCGRCNHPAEDRHHVFFDCPLSKEVWGSIGMSSISEYSDVDVWSLPLSSDQDHGTWPSIFQAVLWRLWDARNGTIFRHEHHSARNVISRVCDDLSLWEGRFASAFMIPGLRRWRVFLRSCTANQGSVSS, via the coding sequence ATGTCCCCTGGCGAGATTGGCTTCTTCATAACGACTCTGTTTTCACTGAATCTCCCTCTTCCTCCCCGTCCAATCTTTGGAAAATCATCAACGATGAGCTGTCGGCCTACAGTTCCATCACCATTGTCGAGATTGGTGACGGTTCCACTACTTCCTTTTGGTTTGATCACTGGCTTCACTCGGGTCCCATCTCTGTCTCTCACCCCCGCCCTCTTCTCCCACTCGCTTCGGCCTAACATTTCGGTGCAGCAGGTTTTCCAGGAAAGGTTTGAAATGCATTTGAGACCCCGACTAACGCTTGCAGCTCAGTCCGAGCTCGAGTCGCATCTGTCTGTTTTGCAGGGAATTCATCTACAAGATAGGCAAGACACCAGGCTGATGTCTGCTACTCGCAAGCCGTTTAATTCTAGAGATGCATATAATGCTCTAGCGCCTTCACCCAACATGCAAGACTTCCATGGGAAATGGATTTGGGAATCCAAAGTGCCGAACAAAGTAAAAATCTTTGCCTGGTTGTATTTTAAAGATAAGCTCAGCACCAAGATGAACTTATTCCACAAGCATGTGATGGGAGACTCGGTCTGCGGCCGCTGCAACCACCCAGCTGAGGACCGGCATCATGTGTTCTTTGATTGCCCACTAAGCAAGGAAGTCTGGGGCTCGATTGGGATGTCCTCCATTTCAGAGTATAGCGACGTTGATGTTTGGAGCCTTCCACTGTCCTCTGACCAAGACCATGGGACATGGCCGTCGATCTTCCAAGCAGTTCTATGGAGGCTATGGGATGCGAGAAACGGAACTATATTCAGACATGAGCATCATAGTGCCAGAAATGTAATCTCCCGTGTCTGTGACGATCTGTCTTTATGGGAGGGGAGGTTCGCCTCTGCCTTCATGATTCCTGGACTCCGCCGTTGGCGTGTTTTTTTACGTTCTTGTACTGCTAATCAGGGGTCCGTTAGCTCCTGA
- the LOC136483003 gene encoding dirigent protein 1-like, translating into MASCKLSSALLAVAVVLTIGPASRPVSAAAHLHFYMHDVLTGSAPTAVQVLNGPRGHFGDTIVIDDVLTESASRSSSMVGRAQGHYIWASTGNPELLVTMNVVLASGPYAGSSVTVVGRDDIGASVRELSVVGGTGQFRMARGYVLWKTVSLDHPNAVLELDVYVM; encoded by the coding sequence ATGGCTTCCTGCAAGCTCTCCTCCGCActgctcgccgtcgccgtcgtgcttACCATCGGCCCGGCCTCGCGGCCCGTCTCAGCGGCCGCGCACCTTCACTTCTACATGCACGACGTGCTTACTGGGTCGGCGCCGACGGCGGTGCAGGTGCTGAACGGGCCCCGGGGCCACTTCGGCGACACGATCGTGATCGACGACGTGCTGACGGAGAGCGCGTCGCGGTCGTCTTCGATGGTGGGGCGGGCGCAGGGCCACTACATCTGGGCGTCCACGGGGAACCCGGAGCTGCTGGTGACCATGAACGTGGTGCTGGCCTCCGGCCCCTACGCCGGCAGCTCCGTCACCGTGGTGGGGCGCGACGACATCGGCGCGTCGGTCAGGGAGCTGTCGGTGGTCGGCGGCACGGGGCAGTTCAGGATGGCGCGCGGGTACGTGCTGTGGAAGACTGTCAGCCTCGACCACCCCAATGCCGTGCTCGAGCTCGACGTCTACGTCATGTGA